A portion of the Juglans microcarpa x Juglans regia isolate MS1-56 chromosome 1D, Jm3101_v1.0, whole genome shotgun sequence genome contains these proteins:
- the LOC121237874 gene encoding dnaJ homolog subfamily C member 17-like yields the protein MDIDVDHYGVLGLLSGEEGAKLSVDEIKKAYRSKALELHPDKRPGDKQALANFQRLQSSYEILKDEKARKLFDDLLRVKREQQHRRSEQESKRDAKRQKMFSDLEERERAAFAPDPSAKEREEEERIAKKLREEIARIRAMHASKGENMTSAARREFPGVRKESKGTARPGVDKEKVLKVSWEKIGEDYTAEGLRELFSKFGEVEDVVIKSAKKKGSALVVMENKDAVVAATGSVSGHLSNPLLVLPLQPPMVTEAPSASRSAEPDKLSNLVGAGYIAFEDAVLMKLQKAAEKRK from the exons ATGGATATTGATGTAGATCATTATGGTGTTCTTGGGCTGCTCTCAGGTGAGGAAGGTGCCAAGCTTAGCGTGGATGAAATTAAGAAGGCATACAGATCAAAGGCTTTGGAATTGCACCCGGATAAGAGGCCAGGCGACAAGCAAGCCCTTGCAAATTTTCAAAGGCTCCAGTCATCCTACGAGATTCTCAAGGATGAAAAGGCCAGGAAACTGTTCGATGATCTTCTTCGGGTTAAGCGTGAGCAACAACATCGACGGTCAGAGCAGGAATCCAAGCGTGATGCAAAGAGACAGAAGATGTTTTCTGACCTTGAGGAAAGGGAGCGGGCAGCTTTTGCTCCTGACCCTTCTGCAAAAGAGcgagaagaagaggagagaaTTGCTAAGAAGTTGAGAGAAGAGATTGCAAGAATACGAGCAATGCATGCAAGTAAAGGGGAAAATATGACATCGGCTGCAAGAAGAGAGTTCCCAGGCGTGAGGAAGGAGAGTAAAGGTACTGCTAGGCCTGGGGTGGATAAGGAGAAGGTTCTTAAAGTTTCATGGGAGAAGATAGGTGAAGATTACACAGCAGAGGGGTTGAGAGAGTTGTTTTCAAAGTTTGGTGAGGTGGAAGATGTTGTCATTAAGAGTGCTAAGAAAAAAGGTTCAGCACTTGTTGTAATGGAGAATAAAGATGCGGTG gtTGCTGCTACGGGAAGTGTGTCTGGTCATCTTTCTAATCCATTGCTGGTTTTACCTCTTCAACCACCAATGGTGACAGAGGCTCCAAGTGCATCAAGATCTGCAGAACCTGATAAGCTGAGTAATTTGGTTGGGGCTGGTTATATAGCATTTGAAGATGCTGTTTTAATGAAACTCCAAAAG GCTGCAGAAAAAAGGAAATGA
- the LOC121237550 gene encoding YTH domain-containing protein ECT1-like isoform X1, translating into MEMYNVSEHGNTETYLIQGAESNPHLTNPLLEQIGAMYNEGAPEFVVDQGLYYPAATNYGYYCTGFESPGEWEDHQRIFGVDGPDIQYAGAQNESSPYVYYTPGYGYAQSPYNPYNPYIPGAMIGVESQFVGAQQYYTIPPYQNPVSPPAYVPFFVQQDIVPSTSAETLYDTRASMNRPEGRGLKQNFSSATGALPRNSLKSVPNQTSSLDRVSEGPRAHVGPSKQSTIHGSAVGSFPSPVSTNVLQSRNASGSVPAVDNISNGKVLSHQSQLKVTLPIGNGLSGFGSSAYGQAGGAKIRPKIHVGRAMNEAIGSPDALGEQNRGPRINRSKNQLAVKAYTNRAGEDVQGNIIISTDQYNKDEFPIDYVDAKFFVIKSYSEDDVHKSIKYNVWSSTPHGNKKLDTAYEDAQRIGAGKTRSCPIFLFFSVNASGQFCGVAEMVGPVDFNKDMDFWQQDKWSGSFPVKWHIIKDVPNTNFRHIILENNENKPVTNSRDTQEIMHKKGQEMMKIFKSFTLKTSLLDDFMYYETRQKIMQEEKARLLVKSFDGPYFVPALDPPRKLNSALELPPSEVENTTKPNDGPKSSIKIGVFAPKQVSYNSDVTNTSIEHGNAEQIAVKAKNDVVSTLKIGSVTISPKQAEPKPLPAAGMANTESVDVVTVGSVPIKVNGFAESGFLTVGTIPLDPRALQLEKGSGSVNNGSQR; encoded by the exons ATGGAAATGTATAATGTTTCTGAACATGGAAACACAGAGACTTATCTG ATTCAAGGTGCTGAATCAAACCCACACCTGACAAATCCATTACTTGAACAAATTGGAGCCATGTACAACGAAGGAGCCCCTGAATTTGTTGTTGATCAGGGCTTGTATTATCCTGCTGCCACCAACTATGGATATTATTGTACAG GATTTGAATCACCTGGTGAATGGGAGGACCACCAAAGGATTTTTGGTGTAGATGGTCCGGATATTCAGTATGCG GGTGCACAAAATGAAAGTTCGCCTTATGTATATTATACGCCTGGCTATGGATATGCACAGTCGCCATACAACCCATACAATCCTTATATACCTGGTGCTATGATAGGTGTTGAAAGTCAATTTGTAGGGGCACAGCAGTATTACACTATCCCCCCTTATCAGAACCCTGTCTCTCCTCCTGCTTATGTTCCCTTCTTCGTTCAACAAGATATTGTCCCTAGTACTTCAGCCGAAACCTTGTATGATACCCGTGCATCAATGAATAGGCCTGAAGGAAGAGGTTTGAAACAGAACTTCAGTTCAGCTACAGGAGCCCTGCCTAGGAACTCCCTAAAATCTGTTCCGAATCAGACAAGTTCCCTGGACAGGGTATCAGAAGGCCCAAGAGCCCATGTTGGACCTAGCAAACAATCTACAATACATGGGAGTGCTGTTGGTAGTTTCCCCTCTCCGGTTTCAACGAATGTTCTTCAG AGTAGAAATGCCTCTGGCTCAGTTCCAGCCGTGGATAACATTTCCAATGGAAAGGTTCTATCTCATCAAAGCCAATTGAAAGTAACTCTCCCTATCGGTAATGGTTTATCTGGCTTTGGATCAAGTGCTTATGGACAGGCTGGAGGGGCCAAGATACGGCCCAAGATCCATGTTGGTAGAGCAATGAATGAGGCAATTGGAAGCCCAGATGCATTGGGTGAGCAGAATCGGGGCCCTAGAATTAACAGATCAAAAAATCAACTGGCTGTCAAAGCCTACACAAACAGGGCTGGAGAGGATGTGCAGGGAAATATTATTATCTCTACTGATCAGTATAACAAGGATGAATTTCCCATTGATTACGTGGATGCAAAGTTTTTCGTAATAAAATCATACAGTGAGGATGATGTGCACAAGAGCATTAAGTATAACGTTTGGTCATCTACACCCCATGGAAACAAGAAGTTGGATACTGCTTATGAAGATGCGCAGAGAATAGGTGCAGGAAAGACTAGAAGCTGTcctatcttcctcttcttctct GTTAATGCAAGTGGTCAATTCTGTGGTGTTGCAGAGATGGTTGGCCCAGTTGACTTCAATAAGGATATGGATTTTTGGCAGCAAGATAAATGGAGTGGGAGCTTCCCTGTGAAGTGGCACATCATCAAAGATGTCCCGAACACCAATTTTAGACacataattttagaaaataacgAGAACAAACCAGTGACTAATAGCAGAGACACACAAGAG ATAATGCATAAGAAAGGTCAGGAGATGATGAAGATCTTCAAAAGTTTCACGTTAAAGACGTCTTTACTTGATGACTTCATGTACTATGAAACTCGTCAGAAAATCATGCAGGAAGAGAAAGCCAGGTTACTTGTTAAAAGCTTTGATGGTCCTTATTTTGTACCTGCATTGGATCCCCCTCGCAAGCTAAATAGTGCTCTTGAGCTACCTCCAAGTGAAGTTGAAAATACTACCAAGCCCAATGATGGTCCAAAAAGCTCAATAAAGATTGGTGTCTTTGCTCCCAAGCAGGTTTCTTATAATTCTGATGTTACCAACACAAGTATCGAACATGGAAATGCCGAGCAAATTGCAGTCAAGGCAAAAAATGATGTTGTATCTACTTTAAAGATTGGTTCGGTTACCATAAGCCCCAAGCAAGCTGAGCCTAAGCCCTTGCCAGCTGCCGGGATGGCTAATACTGAATCTGTTGATGTCGTAACTGTAGGCTCGGTGCCCATCAAAGTTAATGGATTTGCTGAATCTGGTTTTCTAACAGTTGGGACCATTCCGCTTGATCCCAGGGCACTGCAGCTTGAGAAGGGGAGTGGTTCTGTCAACAATGGATCCCAACGTTAA
- the LOC121237550 gene encoding YTH domain-containing protein ECT1-like isoform X2 codes for MYNEGAPEFVVDQGLYYPAATNYGYYCTGFESPGEWEDHQRIFGVDGPDIQYAGAQNESSPYVYYTPGYGYAQSPYNPYNPYIPGAMIGVESQFVGAQQYYTIPPYQNPVSPPAYVPFFVQQDIVPSTSAETLYDTRASMNRPEGRGLKQNFSSATGALPRNSLKSVPNQTSSLDRVSEGPRAHVGPSKQSTIHGSAVGSFPSPVSTNVLQSRNASGSVPAVDNISNGKVLSHQSQLKVTLPIGNGLSGFGSSAYGQAGGAKIRPKIHVGRAMNEAIGSPDALGEQNRGPRINRSKNQLAVKAYTNRAGEDVQGNIIISTDQYNKDEFPIDYVDAKFFVIKSYSEDDVHKSIKYNVWSSTPHGNKKLDTAYEDAQRIGAGKTRSCPIFLFFSVNASGQFCGVAEMVGPVDFNKDMDFWQQDKWSGSFPVKWHIIKDVPNTNFRHIILENNENKPVTNSRDTQEIMHKKGQEMMKIFKSFTLKTSLLDDFMYYETRQKIMQEEKARLLVKSFDGPYFVPALDPPRKLNSALELPPSEVENTTKPNDGPKSSIKIGVFAPKQVSYNSDVTNTSIEHGNAEQIAVKAKNDVVSTLKIGSVTISPKQAEPKPLPAAGMANTESVDVVTVGSVPIKVNGFAESGFLTVGTIPLDPRALQLEKGSGSVNNGSQR; via the exons ATGTACAACGAAGGAGCCCCTGAATTTGTTGTTGATCAGGGCTTGTATTATCCTGCTGCCACCAACTATGGATATTATTGTACAG GATTTGAATCACCTGGTGAATGGGAGGACCACCAAAGGATTTTTGGTGTAGATGGTCCGGATATTCAGTATGCG GGTGCACAAAATGAAAGTTCGCCTTATGTATATTATACGCCTGGCTATGGATATGCACAGTCGCCATACAACCCATACAATCCTTATATACCTGGTGCTATGATAGGTGTTGAAAGTCAATTTGTAGGGGCACAGCAGTATTACACTATCCCCCCTTATCAGAACCCTGTCTCTCCTCCTGCTTATGTTCCCTTCTTCGTTCAACAAGATATTGTCCCTAGTACTTCAGCCGAAACCTTGTATGATACCCGTGCATCAATGAATAGGCCTGAAGGAAGAGGTTTGAAACAGAACTTCAGTTCAGCTACAGGAGCCCTGCCTAGGAACTCCCTAAAATCTGTTCCGAATCAGACAAGTTCCCTGGACAGGGTATCAGAAGGCCCAAGAGCCCATGTTGGACCTAGCAAACAATCTACAATACATGGGAGTGCTGTTGGTAGTTTCCCCTCTCCGGTTTCAACGAATGTTCTTCAG AGTAGAAATGCCTCTGGCTCAGTTCCAGCCGTGGATAACATTTCCAATGGAAAGGTTCTATCTCATCAAAGCCAATTGAAAGTAACTCTCCCTATCGGTAATGGTTTATCTGGCTTTGGATCAAGTGCTTATGGACAGGCTGGAGGGGCCAAGATACGGCCCAAGATCCATGTTGGTAGAGCAATGAATGAGGCAATTGGAAGCCCAGATGCATTGGGTGAGCAGAATCGGGGCCCTAGAATTAACAGATCAAAAAATCAACTGGCTGTCAAAGCCTACACAAACAGGGCTGGAGAGGATGTGCAGGGAAATATTATTATCTCTACTGATCAGTATAACAAGGATGAATTTCCCATTGATTACGTGGATGCAAAGTTTTTCGTAATAAAATCATACAGTGAGGATGATGTGCACAAGAGCATTAAGTATAACGTTTGGTCATCTACACCCCATGGAAACAAGAAGTTGGATACTGCTTATGAAGATGCGCAGAGAATAGGTGCAGGAAAGACTAGAAGCTGTcctatcttcctcttcttctct GTTAATGCAAGTGGTCAATTCTGTGGTGTTGCAGAGATGGTTGGCCCAGTTGACTTCAATAAGGATATGGATTTTTGGCAGCAAGATAAATGGAGTGGGAGCTTCCCTGTGAAGTGGCACATCATCAAAGATGTCCCGAACACCAATTTTAGACacataattttagaaaataacgAGAACAAACCAGTGACTAATAGCAGAGACACACAAGAG ATAATGCATAAGAAAGGTCAGGAGATGATGAAGATCTTCAAAAGTTTCACGTTAAAGACGTCTTTACTTGATGACTTCATGTACTATGAAACTCGTCAGAAAATCATGCAGGAAGAGAAAGCCAGGTTACTTGTTAAAAGCTTTGATGGTCCTTATTTTGTACCTGCATTGGATCCCCCTCGCAAGCTAAATAGTGCTCTTGAGCTACCTCCAAGTGAAGTTGAAAATACTACCAAGCCCAATGATGGTCCAAAAAGCTCAATAAAGATTGGTGTCTTTGCTCCCAAGCAGGTTTCTTATAATTCTGATGTTACCAACACAAGTATCGAACATGGAAATGCCGAGCAAATTGCAGTCAAGGCAAAAAATGATGTTGTATCTACTTTAAAGATTGGTTCGGTTACCATAAGCCCCAAGCAAGCTGAGCCTAAGCCCTTGCCAGCTGCCGGGATGGCTAATACTGAATCTGTTGATGTCGTAACTGTAGGCTCGGTGCCCATCAAAGTTAATGGATTTGCTGAATCTGGTTTTCTAACAGTTGGGACCATTCCGCTTGATCCCAGGGCACTGCAGCTTGAGAAGGGGAGTGGTTCTGTCAACAATGGATCCCAACGTTAA